The genomic DNA CTCGTGTACTGTCTTTAATCCGACGTTACACCCGTTTTAATCCAAAAAATGAGGAGCCACAGCAACTTTCTTTCAAAGGTTTGTTGATTGACCTTGACCAGCATACAGTTACTACCAATGGCGAACCTATGTTGCTTCCACCCAAGGAATTTGGTGTACTTCTTTACTGTGCAAGGCATCAGGGTAAGATTTTGACAAAACAGCAGATTTATGAAGCCGTGTGGGGTGAGCCATATGTATATGATGACAGCAATATCATGGCTATTATCAGTCGCCTAAGAAAAAAAATTGAACTAGACCCATCATCTCCCATCTATTTGCAAACAATAAAAGGAATTGGGTATCAATTCAACACGGAGGTATGAAAATGGATGAACAAACGATAATTCTTTTCTTACTCTTGCTGTCGATTGGTCTACTTTTTCTTTCCATATTTGCTTTTTCCAAGCTTGGGCATATTTACAAGCGCCTAAAAGATATAGAGGAGATACTGGCTGATGTACAAATTGGAGACGAAAATCGTAAAATACTAATTAAGCCATGTGATGTTATGGCTCCATTGGTTTATCAGCTTAATGAGATTGTCTACGATTATGAAAATAAGTTACTTTCTCTGAAAAAGTCGGATAAAGCTAGCAAACAACTTATGACAAGTTTATCTCATGATGTTCGTACACCATTAACAACTCTGATTGGTTATCTGGATGCTGTACACAGTGGTATAGTTATCGAACAAGAGCGGGAGGAATACCTTGAAATCGCTAGGCGTAGAGCCTACGACCTCAAGGATTACATTGATGTTCTTTTTGACTGGTTTCGGTTGAACTCTGATGAATTTACGCTGTCAATAGAATCTGTGGAAATTGCAGAGTTGTCACGCAATATTTTGAAAGACTGGATTCCTATATTCCATGAAAAGAAACTGAATTTTGAAATTGATATTCCAGAAAATCGACTAATGGTAAACCTCGACCCAGATGGATATTCCCGTGTGGTCAATAATCTGGTTCAAAATGTTCTTGCTCACAGTAAGGCTCGGCAAATCAAAATTACCATGAGTGAGGATTCCAGAATGGTATTA from Clostridioides difficile ATCC 9689 = DSM 1296 includes the following:
- a CDS encoding response regulator transcription factor — its product is MNKVLIIDDDKDLCILLKKSISIEQIEANYCHSGRDGLVELSKQDYQLVVLDVMMPGMDGFETMEQIRKYSSIPILMLTSKSDNYSKVHGLRAGADDYLTKPFEITEFTARVLSLIRRYTRFNPKNEEPQQLSFKGLLIDLDQHTVTTNGEPMLLPPKEFGVLLYCARHQGKILTKQQIYEAVWGEPYVYDDSNIMAIISRLRKKIELDPSSPIYLQTIKGIGYQFNTEV
- a CDS encoding sensor histidine kinase, whose translation is MKMDEQTIILFLLLLSIGLLFLSIFAFSKLGHIYKRLKDIEEILADVQIGDENRKILIKPCDVMAPLVYQLNEIVYDYENKLLSLKKSDKASKQLMTSLSHDVRTPLTTLIGYLDAVHSGIVIEQEREEYLEIARRRAYDLKDYIDVLFDWFRLNSDEFTLSIESVEIAELSRNILKDWIPIFHEKKLNFEIDIPENRLMVNLDPDGYSRVVNNLVQNVLAHSKARQIKITMSEDSRMVLLRVEDDGVGIARENLPHIFERLYKCDKGRSEKGSGLGLSIVSQMVERMGGQVSVESEIGKYTVFTVSLPLI